From a single Erpetoichthys calabaricus chromosome 1, fErpCal1.3, whole genome shotgun sequence genomic region:
- the LOC127527734 gene encoding piggyBac transposable element-derived protein 4-like: NGKIFWSSVPHDVHGRAAAANVIKMTPGITRFALTRVSDIKTCFELFMPLSLKRIIITMTNLEGKKVHGDMWKDIDEEYLDAFIGVPLLAGVYRSCNEATDSLWDASTGRNIFRAIMSLQTFQMISRVLRFDNRETRVRSDKLGPIRDVWERWVQLLPLMFNPGPEVTVDERLVPFRGKCPFRQYIPSKPGKYGIKIRAACDARTSYAWNLQIYTGKAASGIPEKNQGKRVVLDMTTGLQGHNITCDNFFTSYDLGQELLKRKLTMVGTVKKNKPELPAEILQVKGRAPLSSKFAFTDTTTVVSYCPKRNRNVILMSTLHKDAAVSSGSDKKLTIIHNYNKNKGGVDNLDKLTATYTCQRMTRRWPMVVFYNILDVSAYNAFVLWSHIHQGWNSTKKNKRRLFLEELGNSLVKPHIRRRERVPRDPDSCRAHPALHPHHQQ, from the coding sequence aatggtaagatcttttggagctcagtacctcatgatgtacatggcagggcagctgctgcaaatgtcatcaaaatgacccctggaatcacaaggtttgctctgaccagagtcagtgacatcaaaacatgttttgagctatttatgccattgtcactaaaaagaatcatcattactatgacgaaccttgaaggaaaaaaagtccatggcgacatgtggaaagacattgatgaggaatacctggatgctttcattggtgttcctcttcttgctggagtgtacagatcctgcaatgaggccactgatagtctatgggacgcatcaacaggcagaaatattttccgggcaataatgtcacttcagacatttcaaatgatatcaagagtcctcagatttgacaacagagagaccagagtgagatctgacaagcttggtcccatcagggatgtctgggagagatgggtgcagctccttccgctgatgttcaacccagggccagaggtgacagtggatgaacgtcttgtcccttttcgaggaaaatgccccttccggcaatacatacccagtaagccagggaaatacggcataaaaatccgggcagcctgtgacgcaagaaccagctatgcctggaatctacagatttacacaggcaaagctgcgagtggcatccctgagaaaaaccaaggaaaacgtgtggtcctcgatatgaccactggactgcagggtcacaatatcacttgtgacaatttttttaccagctatgacctcggacaagaacttctcaagaggaaacttaccatggtaggaacagtgaagaaaaataaacctgaattgcctgctgaaatcttgcaggtgaagggcagggctccactttcctcaaagtttgcttttacagacaccaccactgttgtctcatattgtccaaaaagaaaccggaatgtgatactcatgtcgactcttcacaaagacgcagctgtatcatcaggaagtgacaaaaaGCTGACAATTATCCAcaactataacaaaaacaaaggaggagtggacaacctggacaagctgacagccacatacacatgccagcgaatgaccagaagatggccaatggttgtgttttacaacatccttgatgtgtctgcatataatgcatttgtgttgtggagccacatccaccaagggtggaactcaaccaaaaaaaacaagcggagactgtttcttgaggagttgggaaattcccttgtcaagccacacattaggcgaagggaacgggtgccccgagacccagacagctgcagagctcacccagcactccatcctcaccatcagcaa